CTGCTGTCAAACGCGCTCCATATATTCATCATTCTTATGATCGCCGGTTTTGTCGTCGGTGGCATATTAGCCGTCACCGGCACGTTCGATCATTGGAGTTCCCGGTACGTACTGAAACGCCGTCGCCAGCGCCTTATGCGCAACCGCCGCGCCGAGCTAAGGAACACCAAACAACAAGTACAAAATACCAGCCCGCATTATGAAACTCGTGCCAACCGAGGAGGTGACAACTACAACCAAAGGCCGGCATAATCACCCATTCCGTATGCAAAAAACAGGTACCTTATTAGGGGTTACCTGCAAAAGCGTGCACAATTTAGCTTGTTTTATACAGACGCGCCTAGCAACAACTTTCGACTGCACAAAAATGTGGTTTTTGCAGGTTTTTGTCCACGCATTTGCCCCTATGGTTAACTTTAAAGCAAAGTACCAGCGACCAATATTTTGCGTCTAAAAAACACTTGATGGCAGTTTGAGTTTACATCTAAATGTTTCATCGCTGTTACATATTAAACCTTAGCAGCGTAAACTCATCTACAAAGTAATTAAAGACACTCACATGAAAAAGTTAATTGTACTAGCCGCGCTCATCGCATCAACCGCAACAACATTTGCCCAAACGGTAGATCTGCGCCGTAAAATAGAGGTTACCGGCATAGCCGAGCAGGAGGTTACCCCAGACATTATTAATGTATCCATCTCACTTAAAGAGTACCTGGATGGCAAGAAGAAAGTGACCATATCACAACTTGAAAATCAGCTGGAAAAAGCGGTTGCTGAAGCTGGCATAGCAAAAGAAGATTTCACCATAAACAGCTTATCTTCATGGAATTACGCTACTGAAAAAAAGAAGAATCCCGACTTTTTGGCCAGCAAAACTTATGGCATCAAGTTCCGCGATTTGAACAAGTTCGATCAAATATTAAGCAAGGTTGATGCAAAGGGTATCCAGTACACCAATATTGATAGCTACGATTATTCTAAGATCAATACAGTTAAAAATGACTTGAAACTCAAAGCATTGCTTGCCGCGCGTGATAAGGCTGCATTCCTAGTGAACGGCTTAGGCGATAAACTTGGCAGTGCACTGAACATTGTAGAAAACGACAACAGCAGTTTCCCTAGTCCGCGCAACGTTATGTACATGGCTAAAGCATCAATGGCCGATGCAGCAGCTCCAGAATCTGACGTAGACTTTAAGAAAATAAAGCTTAGCTTCCAGATAAACGCCGTATTCGAGATCAAGTAATATCAACTAAATACATTAAAAAGCAGGGCTAAAAGCCCTGCTTTTTATTTTTAAAACAAGATTAAAATACATGGGTTAATATTATGAACTTTAAATTAATACCATGAAGACCCTCAAAGCATTTGCAATAACTACCCTCATAGCCCTAACTTTCGCTGCCTGCGATCCTAAAAGGAATAATGCAACGCTTGGCAGTGGTAATGATTCTTTAAATTCAGGCGCTAAGCCCGACACCAGCAATTCGGCACAGGACTCCAGCCGTAAAGACTCGAGCAGTAAAGGCAATGTAAATCCTACAGGTCACGCTACACCGCAACATTAGGCTAGCGGTGTTTAAGTGGTTGTATTACTAACTGAAAATCAGGCTTGACATTGTAAAAAGTACCTTTTACCTTTACAATACCTTAATTGATTTGAGCATGATCCGTACGCGTTCTAAAAGAGTGCTATTGGTTGCACCAAAAGCATTTCCCGAAAAGCAACTATCCGGTTACAATACCGTACGGCAGGTCTCTGCTCCGGGCACAATTTTCCCTTGTATTTACGAGTTTAAACCCGATGTAATCCTTTTTGATCATGATCATATGGGTGCTAACCTCGAGAATGTGCTGCGCCGACTTAGCTCAAATCCGTTTTACCGTAATATAAAAATCTGCTGTTATAAAAGTCACGAGCACACCCAAATAGATGGTTTGTTAAAGGTACTTGGCGTTAACCATTTCTTTTATAAAAAAGATGTTGAACGGGTATCAAAGAGCAAGGCTGCACTGGATGCTATAAATAACATACTGGACGCTTCTATTGTGAACTGGGTTGCCGGTATAGCATAGTTTAAGCTCCGTTCCTTTCCCCATATAATCTTTACAAAGCGCTAACACATTTATCATAAAATGCTGTTAAACTTGCACGCTGTTAATCAATTGCGCAGTGTGTCGCGAAAGATCATTTTCAGCTTAAATCGTATCAGCATAAATGAAGATCGGAATTGTATGTTACCCCACATTTGGCGGTAGCGGGGTAGTAGCCACGGAATTAGGTAAGGCCCTTGCCGACAGGGGTCACCAGGTTCATTTTGTCACTTATAATCAGCCGGCTCGTCTTGATCTTTTTTCAGAGAACCTGTTCTACCACGAGGTTGCCGTAAGTAATTACCCGCTGTTTGACTTTCCGCCTTATGAACTTGCATTAGCCAGCCGACTGGTTGATGTAGTACGCTTTGAACAGCTGGATGTACTGCATGTACATTATGCCATCCCACACGCATCTGCAGCGTTTATGGCCAAGCAGATCCTGCTTACCTACGGTATTACCATTCCCGTAATAACAACGCTGCACGGTACGGATATCACTCTCGTAGGGCAAGATCGCACCTACAAACCGGTGGTAACATTTTCCATTAATAAATCTGACGGTGTAACTGCAGTATCAGCGCATTTACGAGACGATACTTACAAATATTTCGATATAGAAAAGGACATAAAAGTGATCCCTAACTTTATCGACCTCAATAGGTTTAGCCTTAAACCTAAGGATCACTTTAAGAAAGCCATTGCACCAAACGGAGAACGTGTGCTGGTGCATACCTCTAACTTCCGTAAGGTAAAACGCACCGAGGACGTCGTGAAGATATTTGCCGAAGTGGTAAAAACCATTCCTTCCAAGCTATTGATGGTTGGTGATGGCGGCGAACGCTCGCTTTGTGAGCAGCTAAGCCGCGATCTGGGCATTAATGAGCATGTACGTTTCCTCGGTAAGCAAGACGCTATCGAAGAAATACTTTCAGTTGCAGACCTCTTCCTGATGCCATCTAAATCAGAAAGCTTTGGTTTGGCGGCACTGGAAGCTATGGCTTGCAAAGTGCCGGTAATAAGCACAAACACAGGCGGCTTGCCAGAATTGAACGTGGATGGTGTTACCGGTTTCCTGAAAGACATTGGTGACGTACAGGGAATGGCCGAAAAGGCGATCTACATTTTAGAGGATGATGCCCGTTTAGCGCAATTCAAAGAAAATGCGCTGGCCCGTGCAAAAACGTTTGAATTAAGCAATATAATGCCAATTTATGAGAGCTACTACGAGGAGATTATTGCGCTTAGCAAACAGCAGGCATAAATAGTTTGCAACCTTTTGGCATGAAGTATGTTAATAGCAGAACAAAAACATACAACAATCATGAAAAAGATATTATCCTCATCCCTTGCCATTTTAGCTATAGCTTTGGTATTTACTGCATGCTCCAGCACTAAGAGCACTACTGCCGATGGTTCAACATCTGCAAGCGTATCCCGTGGTAAATTTGTTGGCACATGGACGCTGACAAACGTAAGTTATGATGGCTTGGTTCCAAACGCTGTACAAAACGTGTTTGATCAGGCAGCACCAGCAGCATTCATCGGCAGTACCTGGAAACTTACCAATAGTGGTAACGGACTATATACCCTCACTAATGGGCAGTCACAAACCATCTTCTGGTCTGTTTACAACGGTGGCAGCACCGGCACACAGTTTCAATTCAAAAAGCTTTATGAAGGTGATAAAGCTAAGAACGTAGCTGAAGGATACCGTTTAAATATCTCTTCTGTAAGCGATACCGGCATGACCTTAACTTCACCAGTTGCGGTGGGCAGCGGTACCGGTTATGTTGTTTACACCTTTACCAAACAATAAGATACTTTATAAACTTCATTTAACAAGAAAGCCCTCGTCGTTCGATGAGGGCTTTCTTGTTTTTTTATCATTGTAATGGTTACTGAGCTGGAGCAAACTTAAGGCAAACCGGGCTGCCAATATCCAATCTGGATACAGCCTGCATCAGCTTTCCTGTGTTCTTGTCTATCCTGTAAACAAATACATTGTCGCTGTTTTGATTAGCTACCAGCAGGAAGCTGCCGGTTGGGTCAATAACAAAATTCCGCGGGCTTTTACCACCACTTGGCTTACGGTCAATAAACGTAAGTTCGCCATTCTCCTGGTTAATAGAGAAAACGGTAATATCATTTGCGTCACCACGGTTAGAAGCATAGAGGAAACGCCCGTCCGGAGAAACATGTATGTCTGCTGCACCTGTAGAACCGGTGAAGCCGTCGGGTAAAAGCGTTACGGTTTGTTTTTGGGTAAGCTTACCATTATCATAGTCAAACACCGTTACAGCGCTGCCCATTTCCTGTATTAGGTAAAGGTGCTTTTTGTCTGCAGAAAAATCGATATGCCTTGGGCCGCCACCAGGTGCTATGCTGTAAAATGCCGGTTTTGCGGGAGTAAGCGGATTATCTTTCTTTGCTTTGTACTTCGTAACATTAATTTTGTCGGTGCCAAGGTCTGTGTAAAAAACGTACTTTTCGTCGGGGGATAACACAGCGGTGTGTACATGCGCTTTCTCCTGGCGAGCAGCATTGGGCCCATGCCCCGGGTCGCGAATGGTTTGTACAGCAGGTGCAATAGAACCATCTTCATTTAATGGCAGTACTGCAATGTTACCACCGCTGTAATTAGCCACGAACAAACTCTTTTGAGCTTTATCAATAGACACATAACATGGCGCACCGCCTAAAGTAGACACTTTATTAATAAACTTTAACGCGCCTGTTTTTGGTTCGAATGAAAAGGCACTCACCTCTCCCTCATCATTTTCGTTTACGGCGTATACAAATTTATTGTTGCTGGATA
The genomic region above belongs to Mucilaginibacter terrenus and contains:
- a CDS encoding SIMPL domain-containing protein — its product is MKKLIVLAALIASTATTFAQTVDLRRKIEVTGIAEQEVTPDIINVSISLKEYLDGKKKVTISQLENQLEKAVAEAGIAKEDFTINSLSSWNYATEKKKNPDFLASKTYGIKFRDLNKFDQILSKVDAKGIQYTNIDSYDYSKINTVKNDLKLKALLAARDKAAFLVNGLGDKLGSALNIVENDNSSFPSPRNVMYMAKASMADAAAPESDVDFKKIKLSFQINAVFEIK
- the bshA gene encoding N-acetyl-alpha-D-glucosaminyl L-malate synthase BshA, with protein sequence MKIGIVCYPTFGGSGVVATELGKALADRGHQVHFVTYNQPARLDLFSENLFYHEVAVSNYPLFDFPPYELALASRLVDVVRFEQLDVLHVHYAIPHASAAFMAKQILLTYGITIPVITTLHGTDITLVGQDRTYKPVVTFSINKSDGVTAVSAHLRDDTYKYFDIEKDIKVIPNFIDLNRFSLKPKDHFKKAIAPNGERVLVHTSNFRKVKRTEDVVKIFAEVVKTIPSKLLMVGDGGERSLCEQLSRDLGINEHVRFLGKQDAIEEILSVADLFLMPSKSESFGLAALEAMACKVPVISTNTGGLPELNVDGVTGFLKDIGDVQGMAEKAIYILEDDARLAQFKENALARAKTFELSNIMPIYESYYEEIIALSKQQA
- a CDS encoding lactonase family protein — its product is MKRLLLIVALLSPVIVLAQKTMPKTFDLVVGAYTKGSSKGIAVYRFYAETGRVAYLSQIDGVSNPSYLCISSNNKFVYAVNENDEGEVSAFSFEPKTGALKFINKVSTLGGAPCYVSIDKAQKSLFVANYSGGNIAVLPLNEDGSIAPAVQTIRDPGHGPNAARQEKAHVHTAVLSPDEKYVFYTDLGTDKINVTKYKAKKDNPLTPAKPAFYSIAPGGGPRHIDFSADKKHLYLIQEMGSAVTVFDYDNGKLTQKQTVTLLPDGFTGSTGAADIHVSPDGRFLYASNRGDANDITVFSINQENGELTFIDRKPSGGKSPRNFVIDPTGSFLLVANQNSDNVFVYRIDKNTGKLMQAVSRLDIGSPVCLKFAPAQ